One Gammaproteobacteria bacterium DNA segment encodes these proteins:
- the vapC gene encoding tRNA(fMet)-specific endonuclease VapC: MNGYLLDSNICIAWLKNNRVVVQRLIVAGEHQVYLCSPVKAELWFGACKSQRSAENQANLTRFFNYFISLPFDDQAALLAGNIRAQLAGKGTPIGPYDLQIAAIALAHELVLVTHNTREFSRVPELLLEDWLG; encoded by the coding sequence ATGAATGGCTATCTGTTGGACAGCAACATCTGCATTGCCTGGTTGAAAAATAACCGCGTGGTCGTGCAACGACTGATTGTCGCAGGGGAGCATCAGGTCTATCTGTGCTCACCGGTCAAAGCTGAATTGTGGTTTGGCGCCTGCAAAAGTCAGCGTAGCGCTGAAAATCAGGCCAACTTGACGAGATTCTTCAATTATTTCATCAGTTTACCGTTCGACGATCAGGCTGCATTGCTTGCCGGAAACATTCGTGCCCAGCTTGCCGGGAAAGGCACGCCAATCGGCCCCTACGATCTGCAAATTGCCGCCATCGCTCTTGCTCATGAGTTGGTGTTGGTCACGCACAACACCCGGGAATTTTCCCGTGTTCCAGAGCTGCTGCTAGAGGATTGGTTAGGATGA
- a CDS encoding conserved hypothetical protein (Evidence 4 : Unknown function but conserved in other organisms) yields MKDEYDFSDAEQGRFYRPIEELDIPIYLDKEVKDFFIKKLRVQGIKFSLNEVVNSLLKSDIAISNRLSG; encoded by the coding sequence ATGAAAGATGAATATGATTTTTCAGACGCTGAACAAGGTCGGTTTTATCGGCCTATCGAGGAACTAGACATACCCATTTATCTTGATAAGGAAGTTAAAGATTTTTTCATCAAAAAATTACGTGTACAGGGTATCAAGTTTTCTCTTAATGAAGTGGTCAATTCACTGTTAAAAAGTGATATCGCTATATCTAATCGACTCTCAGGATGA
- a CDS encoding putative ATP-dependent endonuclease of the OLD family (Evidence 3 : Putative function from multiple computational evidences), translating into MLKRSIQKSLFTICPIRSHIQCTTRKGIRIFIPRTPMKLQKLQIKNFRGITDLELNFGETTVLIGENNTGKTAVLDAIRFALRDVRSRRGCAFNSYDFHLPNATSEPASAAAISIRLTFGEKTPGEWDDQQTARLNRAKIAQVDTNGCTSVILKVGAQFDPVAQDFIQDWEFQNLTGAALANVPDSALLTLQNEVSYYYLAALRDAAKHFDAKGSFWRPFLKESQLTAEKRAEIEAKLSEVNQLIISSHASFAQVVDRLKEVQQVLSMAGGEEVVSVDAVPGRLFDMLAKAQVNLNAGTGAKIPVGRHGEGMQSLAVLTLFNAFLQTWNKGTPIVALEEPESHLHPSAVRALWKLIERMPGQKIISTHSGDLLSEVPSESIIRLYSKSGVIIPKGMREIPLDDKKRRQFNYHIRHARGELLFARCWILGEGETEVTLFPELARILGKDLERNGIRCIAYRQSDISLFTKIAEAMGIQWIAIIDNDTQGKVDQRKVRKALGARPENDVLFVMPEDDIEQHLCASGFTYIYKEFLSPQLGANIKVTETDPEYFKGLTKAVAEHKIPAVHTVLTEIRNGTNSAPPLFTSVIDAAIKWANLS; encoded by the coding sequence GTGTTGAAGAGGTCGATTCAGAAATCATTATTTACCATTTGCCCGATCCGAAGCCACATTCAATGCACTACTCGCAAAGGCATTCGAATCTTCATCCCGCGGACCCCTATGAAACTTCAGAAGCTTCAGATTAAGAATTTTCGCGGAATCACCGATCTTGAGTTAAATTTCGGTGAGACAACGGTGTTAATCGGTGAGAACAACACGGGCAAAACCGCTGTGCTAGATGCGATACGTTTTGCGTTAAGAGATGTTCGATCACGCCGTGGTTGCGCTTTCAACAGTTACGATTTTCACCTGCCGAACGCTACCTCCGAGCCAGCCAGCGCGGCGGCGATCAGTATTCGCCTGACCTTCGGCGAGAAAACACCCGGCGAATGGGACGATCAACAAACAGCCCGCCTCAACAGGGCAAAAATTGCTCAAGTTGACACAAATGGATGCACATCCGTAATCCTGAAAGTAGGGGCACAGTTTGATCCAGTGGCTCAGGATTTTATTCAAGACTGGGAGTTCCAAAATTTGACAGGAGCCGCCCTCGCTAATGTCCCTGATTCAGCATTACTGACACTGCAAAACGAGGTGTCTTACTACTATCTGGCAGCCTTGCGGGATGCGGCAAAGCACTTCGATGCCAAAGGTAGTTTTTGGCGTCCTTTCCTCAAGGAGTCTCAGTTGACGGCGGAAAAACGAGCCGAGATAGAAGCCAAACTTTCCGAAGTTAACCAACTTATTATCTCGTCTCACGCCAGTTTTGCTCAAGTTGTAGATCGCCTGAAGGAAGTCCAACAAGTGCTGTCAATGGCGGGAGGGGAGGAAGTGGTCTCAGTGGATGCCGTTCCTGGTCGCCTTTTTGATATGCTTGCCAAAGCTCAGGTGAATCTGAACGCAGGCACGGGGGCTAAAATTCCGGTCGGTCGTCACGGAGAAGGAATGCAAAGCTTGGCCGTGCTGACGCTATTCAATGCTTTTCTGCAAACCTGGAATAAGGGGACTCCTATTGTTGCATTAGAAGAACCGGAGTCCCATCTTCACCCTAGCGCTGTACGGGCACTTTGGAAACTGATTGAACGAATGCCAGGACAGAAGATCATTTCAACCCATAGCGGAGACTTGCTGTCCGAAGTACCGTCCGAAAGCATTATTCGGTTATATTCCAAGTCTGGAGTTATTATTCCTAAAGGGATGAGGGAAATACCCCTGGACGACAAAAAAAGAAGACAGTTCAATTACCATATACGCCATGCTAGAGGCGAGCTTTTATTCGCACGGTGTTGGATTCTTGGAGAAGGCGAAACTGAAGTCACATTATTCCCAGAGCTGGCCCGCATTCTAGGAAAAGACCTAGAAAGAAACGGCATTCGGTGTATAGCCTATCGACAATCAGATATTAGTCTTTTTACTAAAATTGCCGAAGCAATGGGAATACAGTGGATTGCCATAATAGACAATGACACTCAGGGGAAGGTAGATCAAAGAAAAGTTCGAAAAGCCCTTGGTGCTAGGCCAGAAAATGATGTTCTTTTCGTAATGCCCGAAGACGATATTGAGCAGCACTTGTGCGCATCAGGATTTACGTATATTTATAAAGAGTTCCTAAGCCCGCAACTAGGAGCGAATATAAAAGTAACCGAAACCGACCCTGAATATTTTAAAGGACTTACCAAAGCTGTTGCCGAACATAAAATTCCGGCTGTTCATACGGTATTGACCGAGATTCGAAATGGTACAAACAGCGCGCCTCCTCTGTTTACATCAGTGATTGATGCCGCAATTAAATGGGCAAATCTATCATGA
- a CDS encoding conserved hypothetical protein (Evidence 4 : Unknown function but conserved in other organisms): MYAHRTIETITNLHIQIDLPTEFAHCQQAEIIVLPITPSVALPKSWQERVLAVAGTLSDDFPDDIDDSDLGQDAPRESLE, encoded by the coding sequence ATGTATGCCCATCGCACTATTGAAACTATTACCAACCTGCACATTCAAATTGATTTACCGACTGAATTTGCCCACTGCCAGCAAGCAGAAATCATCGTGTTACCCATTACTCCCTCGGTGGCGCTACCCAAAAGCTGGCAGGAGCGCGTCCTGGCTGTCGCGGGAACCCTGAGCGACGACTTTCCTGATGACATTGACGACTCCGACCTGGGACAGGATGCCCCCAGGGAGTCATTAGAATGA
- a CDS encoding hypothetical protein (Evidence 5 : Unknown function), giving the protein MKESFNNPWGISFMAMIHMSNDSGLFRTAAQLTGDGATRDGPNWISRDMQVWVQLYEAKMVHQFDHRWATYEDNGSDSRELTDAEKRDPASFAQPRYWIKDSDKELALAGRWERQWLMGWRDICRSTDERTVIAGVVPRVGVGHTFPLFFTATGDARKECALLANWNSLVFDFIARQKVGGTHLTYGYLKQFPALPPDHYTPTDLHYIVPRVLELTYTAHDLAPFARDLGYDGAPFPWDPERRARLRAELDAYYGKLYGLTRDELRYILDPADIYGVDYPSETFRVLQKNEIRQFGEYRTRRLVLEAWDNL; this is encoded by the coding sequence ATGAAAGAATCGTTCAACAACCCCTGGGGCATCTCGTTCATGGCGATGATCCACATGTCCAACGACAGCGGCCTATTCCGCACCGCCGCCCAGCTCACCGGTGATGGAGCAACACGCGATGGCCCTAACTGGATTAGCCGCGATATGCAGGTGTGGGTGCAGCTTTACGAAGCCAAAATGGTGCATCAATTCGACCATCGCTGGGCGACCTACGAAGACAACGGCAGTGATTCGCGTGAGTTGACCGATGCCGAAAAACGCGACCCCGCGAGCTTTGCCCAGCCGCGTTATTGGATTAAGGATAGCGATAAAGAATTAGCGTTGGCGGGACGATGGGAGCGGCAATGGTTGATGGGGTGGCGGGATATTTGCCGTTCTACCGACGAGCGCACGGTGATCGCGGGGGTGGTGCCGAGGGTGGGGGTGGGGCATACCTTCCCGCTCTTTTTTACTGCTACCGGTGATGCTCGAAAGGAATGCGCACTACTTGCTAATTGGAACTCATTGGTATTCGACTTCATTGCCAGACAAAAGGTAGGCGGCACCCATCTAACCTATGGCTACCTGAAACAATTCCCTGCATTACCGCCCGACCACTACACTCCCACCGACCTTCATTACATCGTCCCCCGCGTCCTCGAACTCACCTACACCGCCCACGACCTCGCCCCTTTCGCCCGCGATCTTGGCTACGACGGCGCACCTTTTCCGTGGGACCCGGAGCGTCGCGCCCGATTGCGCGCCGAACTCGACGCCTATTACGGAAAACTGTACGGCCTCACCCGCGACGAATTGCGCTATATCCTCGACCCGGCCGATATTTACGGCGTGGATTATCCGTCCGAAACCTTTCGCGTTCTTCAGAAAAACGAAATCCGCCAATTCGGCGAATACCGCACCCGGCGGCTGGTGCTGGAGGCGTGGGATAATTTATGA